In Peptostreptococcaceae bacterium, the genomic window CAGTCAGTTCCGGTTGATGGAATTATTGTTGTTACAGCGCCTCAAGATCTTGTCAATTTAATTGTAAAAAAATCGATCAACATGGCCAACATGATGAATATTCCTGTAATGGGAGTCATAGAGAACATGAGCTATTACGAGTGCCCTGATTGTGGTAAACGCAACTATATTTTCGGAAAGAGCAAATTGGATGAAATTGCCAAGGATATGGATTTGAATATAATACATAAATTGCCAATCGACTCTCAGTTTGTTGAACTGTGCGATGAAGGAAAAGTTGAGTTGTACCCAGAAATTGGATTCGGTATTTTTGATGACTTCAATGAGAAAATCAAGGAACTGATAGCAGAAAAGTAATAAAAAAACTGTTGTACAGGAATTGTTTAGAAAAAATAATATTAAGGTTATTGTTGGAATGTCAGGAGATGTAGAAGAAGCAGTAAGAAAATATCTTGAGGGAGAAATTGAATCAAATAATTCTGTTTGCGAGAATTAAAGATTGAAAGCGAGATAAAAATCTCGCTTTCTCCAATAAATAATGGATGTGATTATATGAATGATAAAGTGTGCATGATAGAAGACATTTTAAGAAAAAAGAATTTCAAATTCACTTCTTCAAGAAAAGAGATTATTAGAATATTTTTGGAAAGCGACAAGCATTTGAAGCCTGAGGATGTGTATGAATTAGTTAAGGCAAAAGGGATAAGCTTGCCGACAGTCTACAGGACAATAGACATACTAAAAAAGAATCAAATTATCGAGGAAATAGCGATAGGCAAACATAGATATTATGAACTGAAAATATTCAGCGGGAAAAAACTCCATATTCATTTTAAATGCGATAGCTGTGGTGAGATTTTTGATATCGATGACCCAAAGCTTGTGATGGATCTTATTGATATAACCAGCAGTGTTGAAAGTTCGTATAAGGTGGAAGTAGAAGATTTGCTTATGGTATTGCATGGTACTTGCGAAAGCTGTAATAAGAAAATAATAATATAATCTAAGGAGGATTGAAATGAAACTTGGATTAGTGCAAATGAATGTAACTGAAGATAAAAATGCCAACATTGATAAAGCTTGTGAAATGATAAAAAAAGCATCAATAGAAGGGGCGGACATGATTGTGCTTCCTGAAATGTTCAATTGTCCTTATGACAACAAGTATTTTAGAAAATATGCAGAGGATGCTTCGGGAAAGACAATAAAAGAAATGTCAAAAGCTGCAATAGAGAATGGGGTTTACATCGTTGCGGGCTCAATTCCTGAAATTGAGGAAGGGAACGTATTCAACACTTCATTTGTGCTGAACCCGAAAGGGGAAATTGTTGCAAAACATCGAAAAATGCATCTCTTCGACATCGACATAGAGGGCGGAATACGTTTTAAAGAATCGGAAACCCTGACACCGGGACGAGATGTAACGGTTTTTGAGACTCCTTTTGGAATTGTGGGATTGGCAATATGCTATGATATGCGATTTCCGGAACTTATGAGGCTTATGGCCTTGAAGGGAGCAGAATTGATTGTAGTTCCTGCAGCGTTCAATAGGATTACAGGATCTGCTCATTGGGAAATGACAGCAAAAGCCAGGGCATTGGATAATCAGGTTTATTTTGCAGCGGTTTCACCTGCGGTTGACTGGAATGCATCTTATCATGCCTATGGACATACGATTTTTGTTGATCCATGGGGAAGAGTAAAACAGCAGCTTGATGATAAAGAAGGTTTGCTGATATGTGAAATGGAAAAAGATTTAATTGAAAAGGTTAGGAACGAGTTGCCGCTTATGAAACATAGAAGAACTGACCTGTATGAAATAGATTTCATGGGAAGGCGATAATGTTAT contains:
- a CDS encoding transcriptional repressor, with protein sequence MNDKVCMIEDILRKKNFKFTSSRKEIIRIFLESDKHLKPEDVYELVKAKGISLPTVYRTIDILKKNQIIEEIAIGKHRYYELKIFSGKKLHIHFKCDSCGEIFDIDDPKLVMDLIDITSSVESSYKVEVEDLLMVLHGTCESCNKKIII
- a CDS encoding carbon-nitrogen hydrolase family protein, whose product is MKLGLVQMNVTEDKNANIDKACEMIKKASIEGADMIVLPEMFNCPYDNKYFRKYAEDASGKTIKEMSKAAIENGVYIVAGSIPEIEEGNVFNTSFVLNPKGEIVAKHRKMHLFDIDIEGGIRFKESETLTPGRDVTVFETPFGIVGLAICYDMRFPELMRLMALKGAELIVVPAAFNRITGSAHWEMTAKARALDNQVYFAAVSPAVDWNASYHAYGHTIFVDPWGRVKQQLDDKEGLLICEMEKDLIEKVRNELPLMKHRRTDLYEIDFMGRR